The DNA region CTGTCGCCAGACCAGGCGACTTGATAGACAGCCCCGACATGACCCCGTAATGTGGCTACAAACTTGCCCGTTGTGCCATTCCAAATTCTCAGTGACTTATCAAACGAAGCGGAGGCGAGGAGTTGGCCATTGGGCGAGAACGTCACCACGTTGACAAGTCCTTGGTGGCCGGTGAGCCGGGCTAAGGGTTTCTTCGCGGAGGATGGGTCCCACAGGAACATAGTGAAGTCGTCTGAACCGGTGACGAGCCGCTCTCCCATTCCTTTTAGCTTCTCGTATCGCTTTAGCGCGACTTCCTGGTACTCGGTTTCGTCCGGGACGGGCTGCGTGGGGTCGAAGGGTCCAGTGCGAAGGGCGTAGTCTGTACTAAGTGTCATGGTGTTCACCCAATGAGCGTGTCCTTGCAGATTGCGCACCAACTTGCCCTCAGGGGTGAATACCTTCACAAGGCGGTCCTGTGAGCCAGTGTAGATGAGGCCTTCGCCACTCCAGCGTAGGCACGTTACCGACATGGAGTGCCCAGAGATGCAATAGAGCATTTTGCCCATGTAAGTGTCCCAGACTATGACGGTGCCATCTTTCGAAGCCGAGGCGAGTCTCCAGCATTTGCCATCCTTGGAAAGGTGAACTGGTTCCCAGGAGAGGGCATTGATGTGCTTCTTGTGCCGTGCTAGGGTATTGCCCATCTGGAAGCCAGTGTAGGGATCCCAGACCTTGATCTTACTGTCCATGGCGCCAGAGGCTAGGCGGCGTCCGTCGGGACTGAAAGCAACACAGAGCACCCAGCCGGCATGTCCTTTCAACGTATGAAGGGGCGTTTGCGTTTCTAGGTCCC from Candidatus Obscuribacterales bacterium includes:
- a CDS encoding WD40 repeat domain-containing protein, whose amino-acid sequence is MDSKIKVWDPYTGFQMGNTLARHKKHINALSWEPVHLSKDGKCWRLASASKDGTVIVWDTYMGKMLYCISGHSMSVTCLRWSGEGLIYTGSQDRLVKVFTPEGKLVRNLQGHAHWVNTMTLSTDYALRTGPFDPTQPVPDETEYQEVALKRYEKLKGMGERLVTGSDDFTMFLWDPSSAKKPLARLTGHQGLVNVVTFSPNGQLLASASFDKSLRIWNGTTGKFVATLRGHVGAVYQVAWSGDSRMIVSGSKDSTLKVWNVNTKKMLFELPGEFRSADLLGHRDEVYAVDWSPDGKRVASGSKDRTLKFWVA